The Lemur catta isolate mLemCat1 chromosome X, mLemCat1.pri, whole genome shotgun sequence genome has a window encoding:
- the MBNL3 gene encoding muscleblind-like protein 3 isoform X7, whose translation MFAQQMQLMLQNAQMSSLTSFPMTPSLAANPAMAFNPYLPHPGMGLVPAELLPHTPFLISGNPPLALPGAPVQKVMRSDKLEVCREFQRGNCTRGENDCRYAHPTDVSMIEASDNTVTICMDYIKGRCSREKCKYFHPPAHLQAKLKAAHHQMNHSAAPAMALQPGALQLIPKRSAFEKTNGATPVFNPSFFHYQQALANLQLPQPAFIPAGPILCMAPASSIVPMMHGATPTTVSAATTPATNVPFAATATGNQIPQLSVDELNSSMFVSQM comes from the exons ATGTTCGCCCAGCAGATGCAGCTTATGCTCCAAAACGCTCAAATGTCATCACTT ACTTCTTTTCCTATGACACCATCACTTGCAGCTAATCCTGCCATGGCTTTCAACCCTTACTTACCTCATCCTGGGATGGGCCTGGTTCCTGCCGAACTTCTACCACACACACCTTTTTTGATTTCTGGAAACCCACCTCTCGCATTGCCAGGAGCTCCTGTTCAAAAAGTGATGCGTTCAGATAAACTGGAG gTTTGCCGAGAATTTCAGCGTGGAAATTGTACCCGTGGGGAGAACGATTGCCGCTATGCTCACCCTACGGATGTTTCCATGATTGAAGCAAGTGATAATACTGTGACAATCTGCATGGATTACATCAAAGGTCGATGCTCCCGGGAGAAATGCAAGTACTTTCATCCTCCTGCACACTTGCAAGCCAAACTCAAGGCAGCTCATCACCAGATGAACCATTCAGCTGCCCCTGCCATG GCTCTACAGCCTGGTGCACTGCAACTGATACCAAAGAGATCGGCATTTGAAAAGACCAATGGAGCCACCCCGGTCTTTAATCCCAGTTTTTTCCACTACCAACAGGCTCTGGCTAACCTACAGCTCCCGCAGCCAGCATTTATCCCAGCAG GGCCAATACTGTGCATGGCACCCGCTTCAAGTATTG TGCCCATGATGCACGGTGCTACACCTACCACTGTGTCTGCAGCAACAACACCTGCCACCAACGTTCCCTTCGCTGCAACAGCTACAGGCAATCAG ataccccaattatcaGTAGATGAACTGAATAGCAGCATGTTTGTTTCACAGATGTAG
- the MBNL3 gene encoding muscleblind-like protein 3 isoform X8: MFAQQMQLMLQNAQMSSLTSFPMTPSLAANPAMAFNPYLPHPGMGLVPAELLPHTPFLISGNPPLALPGAPVQKVMRSDKLEVCREFQRGNCTRGENDCRYAHPTDVSMIEASDNTVTICMDYIKGRCSREKCKYFHPPAHLQAKLKAAHHQMNHSAAPAMALQPGALQLIPKRSAFEKTNGATPVFNPSFFHYQQALANLQLPQPAFIPAGPILCMAPASSIVPMMHGATPTTVSAATTPATNVPFAATATGNQLKF, from the exons ATGTTCGCCCAGCAGATGCAGCTTATGCTCCAAAACGCTCAAATGTCATCACTT ACTTCTTTTCCTATGACACCATCACTTGCAGCTAATCCTGCCATGGCTTTCAACCCTTACTTACCTCATCCTGGGATGGGCCTGGTTCCTGCCGAACTTCTACCACACACACCTTTTTTGATTTCTGGAAACCCACCTCTCGCATTGCCAGGAGCTCCTGTTCAAAAAGTGATGCGTTCAGATAAACTGGAG gTTTGCCGAGAATTTCAGCGTGGAAATTGTACCCGTGGGGAGAACGATTGCCGCTATGCTCACCCTACGGATGTTTCCATGATTGAAGCAAGTGATAATACTGTGACAATCTGCATGGATTACATCAAAGGTCGATGCTCCCGGGAGAAATGCAAGTACTTTCATCCTCCTGCACACTTGCAAGCCAAACTCAAGGCAGCTCATCACCAGATGAACCATTCAGCTGCCCCTGCCATG GCTCTACAGCCTGGTGCACTGCAACTGATACCAAAGAGATCGGCATTTGAAAAGACCAATGGAGCCACCCCGGTCTTTAATCCCAGTTTTTTCCACTACCAACAGGCTCTGGCTAACCTACAGCTCCCGCAGCCAGCATTTATCCCAGCAG GGCCAATACTGTGCATGGCACCCGCTTCAAGTATTG TGCCCATGATGCACGGTGCTACACCTACCACTGTGTCTGCAGCAACAACACCTGCCACCAACGTTCCCTTCGCTGCAACAGCTACAGGCAATCAG